A genomic stretch from Nocardia wallacei includes:
- a CDS encoding TetR/AcrR family transcriptional regulator — protein MPKTIDHDQRKAEIAAAVWQLIANRGVSAVSLRSVAAEAGIVLGSLRHSFPTKADLLDYAMQLVHTRVEERISAHVGMRDPHQMALAMLLELLPLDRQRTIEARVNLALIADAPAHPRLGKLAEKAQTAIAELCLTVCQLFADTGCMHPSRDPRVEARRLHEVIDGSMLHLLVTPEVGEDAEAALADYLADLSAPRHGGA, from the coding sequence GTGCCGAAGACCATCGATCACGATCAGCGCAAAGCGGAGATCGCCGCCGCGGTGTGGCAGTTGATCGCGAACCGTGGCGTGAGCGCGGTGTCGCTGCGCAGCGTCGCGGCCGAGGCCGGCATTGTGCTCGGCTCGTTACGTCATAGTTTCCCGACAAAAGCGGATCTGTTGGACTATGCGATGCAGCTTGTCCATACCCGCGTAGAGGAGCGGATTTCCGCTCATGTCGGCATGCGTGATCCTCATCAAATGGCTCTCGCGATGTTGCTCGAATTACTTCCGCTGGATCGTCAACGCACGATCGAGGCGCGGGTCAACCTCGCTCTTATCGCCGACGCGCCGGCCCATCCTCGATTGGGGAAACTGGCCGAGAAAGCGCAAACCGCTATCGCGGAACTCTGCCTGACGGTATGCCAGTTGTTTGCCGACACCGGCTGTATGCATCCGTCTCGCGATCCGCGGGTCGAGGCTCGGCGCTTGCACGAGGTGATTGATGGCAGCATGCTGCATCTACTGGTAACGCCTGAAGTCGGCGAAGACGCAGAAGCCGCACTTGCCGATTATCTGGCAGATTTGTCAGCCCCCCGCCACGGCGGGGCCTGA
- a CDS encoding class I SAM-dependent methyltransferase, giving the protein MDQHSMQIIRALPIRPYANILDFGAGTGSLGAALADLDPGTTVHALDHDTSLIPEVVRKRPNVRVIEADATTWRAPRRFDLIHARFTLIHIPERDRILAGMRNWLNPGGILMVTEPYQLDEANAPDPVVARVLGAYHDYLDRNGTALTWIRTVPAMLGTLGLLDIEIHAKAGRLGGGRHDRWLKLIEPLRGSLDITDEEFEHFRQITRSAGWHDLPQIILTVTART; this is encoded by the coding sequence ATGGATCAACACAGCATGCAGATCATTCGAGCGCTCCCGATCCGCCCGTACGCGAACATCCTCGACTTCGGCGCGGGGACCGGCAGTCTCGGCGCGGCCCTTGCCGACCTCGATCCGGGTACCACTGTCCACGCACTCGACCACGACACCAGCCTCATCCCGGAAGTCGTGCGTAAGCGACCCAATGTCCGAGTGATCGAAGCCGACGCGACGACCTGGCGGGCACCCCGGCGATTCGATCTGATCCATGCCCGGTTCACCCTCATCCATATTCCCGAACGCGACCGGATCCTCGCCGGAATGCGGAACTGGCTCAATCCGGGCGGCATCCTGATGGTGACCGAACCGTACCAACTCGACGAGGCGAACGCGCCGGACCCTGTCGTGGCCCGGGTGCTCGGTGCGTATCACGACTACCTGGACCGGAATGGCACCGCTCTCACGTGGATCCGCACTGTACCAGCGATGCTCGGCACGCTCGGATTGCTCGATATCGAGATACACGCCAAGGCGGGGCGGCTCGGCGGTGGACGCCACGACCGCTGGCTCAAACTTATCGAGCCCCTCCGGGGCAGTCTGGACATCACGGACGAGGAATTCGAACACTTTCGACAGATCACTCGATCAGCCGGTTGGCACGACCTCCCGCAGATCATTCTCACCGTGACGGCTCGCACCTGA